A portion of the Caldilineales bacterium genome contains these proteins:
- the smc gene encoding chromosome segregation protein SMC has translation MRLKKLHLHGYKTFANKTEFIFDEGITAIVGPNGSGKSNLADAVRWVMGEQSYTALRGKKTDDMIFNGSSERARMGMAEAVLTLDNTDNWLPLDFNEVVIGRRAYRSGENEYFLNGQKVRLRDVQELLDRSGLGRRTHLVIGQGLIDQALALRPEDRRELFEEAAGITTYRNKRRQTLEKLEQTGDNLNRVRDIIAEISPRLRQLERQAERARQYEEFGAELRKLLLVWYGYNWRLALGKLVDARAAVAQWQTILDRSQGAIDAHSLATTALRQRQTELRAQLAEWRRQLDAQAGVRNQLAREQAVGGERLRSLGADRARTGQELQVLSARRQGEGERLAAAEAVLRTVIAQRQEHQDGLAQARGELAALENERRQTDADLATVRRKHLDFSTRLADRENRIVQAKERRQTVQAERSAELSAADAAAAEAARLQAEFDAASADLRTLGEDITALRQRHQATEKRRQELIARRGQIEGQRAELEAQLRALRARFDLLDRLRSEGEGLFAGVRQVMAASQRRQLSGVFGPMATLLDVPDRFEQAIEVALGTRIQDVVVAGWDDAEAAIAYLKQTQGGRATFLPLDNLRPQPRLPLPRETGVIGWAADQIGFDPQVGPAVELLLGQILVVTDLAAARRLSRGEARAESGRQERPRLVTLEGDYVHPGGSVSGGSRDQKQKGGMLAREREWRVLPAQIAEVEASARGLSQEVEGLNQALRAVDEQLTELVRQASALGETERQRTAGLARTQAAIDRARQSEAWRRERAAKLAGEMENLGRQLAGLRQETDEFKAQQEQAAARIAALEERLAALATAGLVQAVAQAQARLDAIEATRRSQGALVESHSAALQQTEAEMAARQRRDQTLAAEIVALEADLARLSAEHSLTDAAYGDLAARIDPAQAELDQLEAGWLEHERQGENLRNRLHQEQLHLNQAQLAQQRADDHLSYLRSQIEHDFGLVSAETEPGVAAQEPLPFDHIVTALPNVDSLPLETEAEIHRLKSVIARLGPINPGAQAEFAATHSRHDFLVQQATDLEEAGAGLQKVIAELDQLMEMEFRRTFEAVAKAFTRYFTRLFGGGTAKLMLTDAADLNTTGVEIVARPPGKKAANLSMLSGGERALTAAALVFAILSVSPTPFCVLDEVDAALDEANVGRVREVLGELAREAQFILITHNRGTIEAANTIYGISMGADSVSQALSLRLQGDRLEAAPP, from the coding sequence ATGCGACTGAAAAAGCTCCATCTCCACGGCTACAAAACCTTCGCCAACAAAACCGAATTCATCTTCGACGAAGGCATCACCGCCATCGTCGGCCCCAACGGCAGCGGCAAGTCCAACCTGGCCGACGCCGTGCGCTGGGTGATGGGCGAGCAATCCTACACCGCTTTGCGGGGAAAAAAAACCGATGACATGATTTTCAACGGGTCGAGCGAGCGCGCCCGCATGGGCATGGCCGAGGCCGTCCTCACCCTAGACAATACCGACAACTGGCTGCCGCTCGATTTCAACGAGGTGGTGATCGGGCGTCGCGCCTACCGTTCGGGTGAGAACGAGTATTTTCTCAACGGCCAGAAGGTGCGGCTGCGCGACGTGCAGGAATTGCTCGACCGTTCGGGCCTGGGGCGCCGCACCCACCTGGTCATCGGCCAGGGTCTCATCGACCAGGCCCTGGCCCTCCGCCCCGAAGACCGCCGCGAACTGTTCGAGGAAGCGGCGGGCATCACCACCTATCGCAACAAGCGCCGCCAAACCCTGGAGAAGCTGGAGCAGACCGGCGACAACCTGAACCGCGTGCGCGACATCATCGCCGAGATCAGCCCCCGCCTGCGCCAACTGGAACGCCAGGCCGAGCGCGCCCGCCAATATGAGGAATTCGGCGCCGAATTGCGCAAGCTGTTGCTCGTCTGGTATGGCTACAACTGGCGGCTGGCCCTGGGCAAGCTGGTGGACGCCCGCGCCGCCGTCGCCCAGTGGCAGACCATCCTCGACCGCAGCCAGGGTGCGATCGACGCCCACAGTCTGGCCACGACCGCCTTGCGTCAGCGCCAGACCGAGTTGCGGGCGCAGCTGGCCGAGTGGCGGCGGCAACTCGATGCTCAGGCCGGCGTCCGCAACCAACTGGCTCGCGAGCAAGCCGTTGGCGGCGAGCGTCTGCGCAGCCTGGGGGCCGACCGCGCCCGCACCGGGCAGGAGTTACAGGTGTTGTCGGCGCGGCGCCAGGGCGAGGGCGAACGACTGGCTGCCGCCGAGGCTGTGCTGAGGACGGTGATCGCCCAACGCCAAGAGCACCAGGATGGCCTGGCTCAGGCCCGCGGCGAACTGGCCGCCCTCGAAAACGAACGCCGCCAGACCGACGCCGACCTGGCGACCGTGCGGCGCAAACATCTCGATTTCAGCACCCGTCTGGCCGACCGCGAGAACCGCATCGTTCAGGCCAAAGAGCGCCGCCAGACCGTCCAGGCCGAACGCAGCGCCGAACTGAGCGCCGCCGATGCCGCCGCCGCCGAAGCCGCCCGTCTGCAGGCCGAGTTCGATGCCGCCAGCGCCGACCTCCGCACGCTGGGCGAGGACATCACCGCCCTGCGCCAGCGACACCAGGCGACCGAGAAGCGCCGCCAGGAATTGATCGCCAGGCGCGGGCAGATCGAAGGCCAGCGGGCCGAACTGGAGGCGCAATTGCGCGCCCTGCGCGCCCGTTTCGACCTGCTCGACCGCCTGCGCAGCGAGGGCGAGGGCCTGTTCGCGGGCGTGCGCCAGGTGATGGCCGCCAGCCAGCGCCGGCAATTGAGCGGCGTCTTCGGCCCCATGGCCACCTTGCTGGATGTGCCCGACCGTTTCGAGCAAGCGATCGAGGTGGCCCTGGGCACCCGGATTCAGGATGTCGTCGTCGCCGGCTGGGACGATGCCGAGGCGGCCATCGCCTATCTCAAACAGACGCAGGGCGGCCGGGCCACTTTCCTGCCCCTCGACAATCTCCGCCCACAACCTCGTCTCCCCCTCCCGCGCGAGACGGGGGTCATTGGCTGGGCGGCGGATCAGATCGGCTTCGATCCCCAGGTTGGCCCCGCCGTCGAGCTGCTGCTCGGCCAGATCCTGGTCGTGACCGACCTGGCCGCGGCCCGGCGCCTCAGCCGGGGAGAGGCCCGCGCCGAGAGCGGGCGCCAGGAGCGACCCCGCCTCGTCACCCTCGAAGGCGATTACGTCCATCCCGGCGGCAGCGTCAGCGGCGGCAGCCGCGACCAGAAGCAGAAGGGCGGGATGTTGGCCCGCGAGCGCGAATGGCGGGTGTTGCCCGCTCAGATCGCCGAGGTCGAGGCCAGCGCCAGGGGGCTGAGCCAGGAGGTCGAGGGGCTGAACCAGGCCCTGCGGGCGGTGGACGAACAACTGACCGAGTTGGTGCGGCAGGCGTCGGCCCTGGGTGAGACCGAGCGCCAGCGCACGGCCGGCCTGGCCCGCACCCAGGCGGCCATCGACCGCGCCCGTCAGTCCGAAGCCTGGCGCCGCGAGCGCGCCGCCAAGCTGGCCGGGGAGATGGAGAACCTGGGCCGGCAGCTGGCGGGGCTGCGGCAGGAGACCGACGAGTTCAAGGCCCAGCAAGAACAGGCGGCCGCCCGCATCGCCGCCCTGGAGGAACGGCTGGCTGCGCTGGCGACGGCCGGTCTGGTGCAGGCGGTGGCGCAGGCCCAGGCCCGGCTCGACGCCATCGAAGCCACGCGACGCAGCCAGGGGGCGCTGGTCGAGAGCCACAGCGCCGCCCTGCAGCAGACCGAAGCCGAGATGGCCGCGCGCCAGCGCCGCGACCAGACCCTCGCCGCTGAAATCGTCGCCCTCGAGGCCGACCTGGCCCGGCTGTCGGCGGAGCACAGCCTGACCGATGCCGCCTACGGGGATCTGGCGGCCAGGATCGACCCCGCCCAGGCCGAACTCGACCAGCTCGAGGCCGGCTGGCTGGAGCACGAGCGCCAGGGCGAGAACCTCCGCAATCGACTGCATCAGGAGCAATTGCATCTCAACCAGGCGCAACTGGCACAGCAGCGGGCCGACGACCACCTCTCCTATCTGCGCAGCCAGATCGAGCATGATTTCGGGCTGGTGTCGGCCGAGACCGAACCCGGCGTAGCTGCGCAGGAGCCGCTGCCCTTCGATCACATCGTCACCGCTCTGCCCAACGTCGACTCGTTGCCCCTGGAAACCGAGGCGGAAATCCATCGCCTGAAAAGCGTGATCGCCCGCCTGGGGCCGATCAACCCCGGCGCCCAGGCCGAGTTCGCCGCCACCCACTCCCGGCATGATTTCCTCGTCCAGCAGGCGACCGACCTGGAAGAAGCCGGCGCCGGTTTGCAGAAGGTGATCGCCGAGCTGGATCAGTTGATGGAGATGGAGTTCCGACGCACCTTCGAGGCCGTGGCCAAAGCCTTCACCCGCTACTTCACCCGGCTGTTTGGCGGCGGCACGGCCAAGCTGATGCTGACCGACGCCGCCGACCTGAATACGACCGGGGTCGAGATCGTCGCTCGCCCGCCCGGCAAGAAAGCGGCCAACCTGTCCATGCTCTCTGGCGGCGAGCGGGCTTTGACGGCCGCCGCCCTCGTCTTTGCCATCCTCAGCGTCAGTCCGACGCCGTTCTGCGTCCTGGACGAAGTGGATGCGGCGCTGGACGAGGCCAATGTCGGCCGCGTGCGCGAGGTGTTGGGCGAGTTGGCGCGCGAGGCCCAGTTCATTCTGATCACACACAACCGTGGCACGATCGAGGCCGCCAATACCATCTATGGCATCAGCATGGGCGCCGACAGTGTGTCGCAGGCGCTTTCGTTGCGGCTGCAGGGCGACCGGCTCGAGGCGGCCCCGCCATGA
- a CDS encoding sugar nucleotide-binding protein, which translates to MRVLITGAGGYLGRRLLDHLPADWRVWAGCHRRPVASRPGLTPLALDITQAGAVNAAIRSIRPDLILHTAIARQPADFDAVIVQGSAHIAAAAAETGARLIHLSTDIIFDGAADRYDETALPCPEPPPGQPDPLNPHGRAKARAENLVRRLHPAPVIVRTSLIYGFDPLDHSTTWLVEGLRAGQTITLFSDQIRCPVYAPDLAASLVELAGGSFTGVLNLAGPSPLSRYEFGLLLCRRLGLDPAGILGLPTPPDFVAPRRLILVDDLARRLLRTPRHPPHEILPAP; encoded by the coding sequence ATGCGCGTCCTCATCACCGGCGCCGGCGGCTACCTGGGCCGGCGCCTGCTCGACCACCTGCCCGCCGACTGGCGGGTATGGGCCGGCTGCCACCGCCGGCCCGTTGCCTCGCGTCCAGGCCTCACGCCGCTGGCGCTGGATATCACCCAAGCCGGGGCCGTGAACGCGGCCATACGCTCGATCCGCCCCGACCTCATCCTCCACACCGCCATCGCTCGCCAGCCGGCCGACTTCGACGCCGTCATCGTTCAGGGCAGCGCCCACATCGCCGCCGCCGCCGCCGAGACCGGCGCCCGGTTGATCCACCTCTCGACCGACATCATCTTCGACGGCGCCGCCGACCGCTATGACGAGACGGCCCTGCCCTGTCCCGAACCGCCTCCCGGTCAGCCCGACCCCCTCAACCCGCACGGCCGCGCCAAAGCCCGGGCCGAGAACCTGGTGCGCCGTCTCCATCCCGCCCCGGTCATCGTTCGCACCTCGCTCATCTATGGCTTCGACCCGCTCGACCACAGCACCACCTGGCTGGTCGAGGGCCTGCGGGCGGGGCAGACCATCACCCTCTTCAGCGACCAGATCCGCTGCCCGGTCTATGCCCCCGACCTGGCAGCCAGCCTGGTCGAGCTGGCCGGCGGCTCCTTCACCGGCGTCCTCAACCTGGCCGGGCCTTCACCGCTCAGCCGCTACGAATTCGGCCTGCTGCTGTGCCGGCGGCTGGGCCTCGACCCGGCCGGCATCCTCGGCCTCCCCACCCCGCCCGATTTCGTCGCCCCCCGCCGCCTGATCCTGGTCGACGACCTGGCCCGCCGCCTCCTGCGCACACCCCGCCACCCCCCGCACGAAATCTTGCCAGCGCCCTGA
- a CDS encoding NAD(P)/FAD-dependent oxidoreductase yields MSNKSLIIIGAGIAGLAAGCYAQMNGYRSQIFELHDLPGGLCTAWERKGYVFDGCIHYLFGSGAGQPFHRLWEELGAVQGRAMIDHEELMRVTAPDGRTFIAYCDPDRLQEHMTALSPADARLSQRLADGVRLFTRFDMSAMRQKPKSLMRPADGMALGRAMLPFVGALARWATVSAGEFGARFRDPLLTRAMALVFGWPEIPMIGALSVLAAMHTGNAAFPAGGSLAFARAIEQRYRQLGGQIHYKAQVEKILVENNRAVGVRLYDDSEHRADAVISAADGYKTVYDLLDGNYTHARLDRLYRGRMPIHSQVQVSLGVQRDLSREPHWVTYLLEQPLELAGEQRQEVGVKHYCFDPSLAPAGHSVIEVMIRSDYGYWQRIYGRRLYDSEQSQVAEQVIGFLERIYPGLGNQIEVCDVATPLSYERYTGNWLGSTCGWLLTKQTMRMMIAGMANTLPRLGHFYQCGQWVEPGGTVPMAAISGRNVVQLLCYADGKPFLTSTP; encoded by the coding sequence ATGTCCAACAAATCGCTTATCATCATCGGCGCCGGCATTGCCGGGCTGGCCGCAGGCTGCTACGCCCAAATGAACGGCTATCGCAGCCAAATCTTCGAGTTGCATGATCTGCCGGGGGGCCTTTGCACCGCCTGGGAGCGCAAGGGCTATGTCTTCGATGGCTGCATCCATTATCTGTTTGGCTCTGGCGCCGGCCAGCCTTTCCATCGCCTGTGGGAAGAACTGGGCGCAGTGCAGGGCCGGGCGATGATCGACCATGAGGAATTGATGCGCGTCACCGCGCCGGATGGCCGCACCTTCATCGCCTACTGCGACCCCGACCGTCTCCAAGAGCACATGACGGCGCTCTCGCCGGCCGATGCCAGGCTCAGCCAGCGCCTTGCCGACGGTGTGCGGCTGTTCACCCGCTTCGACATGTCGGCGATGAGACAGAAGCCGAAGTCGTTGATGAGGCCGGCCGATGGCATGGCCCTGGGCCGGGCGATGCTGCCGTTCGTGGGCGCCCTGGCCCGCTGGGCGACAGTGTCGGCGGGGGAGTTCGGCGCCCGTTTCCGCGACCCTTTGCTGACCAGGGCAATGGCCCTCGTCTTCGGCTGGCCCGAAATCCCCATGATCGGCGCCCTGTCGGTGCTGGCGGCCATGCACACCGGCAACGCCGCCTTCCCGGCCGGCGGTTCGCTGGCCTTCGCTCGCGCCATCGAACAGCGCTACCGACAGTTGGGTGGGCAGATCCACTACAAGGCCCAGGTGGAGAAGATCCTGGTCGAGAACAACCGGGCCGTGGGGGTCAGGCTCTATGACGATAGCGAACACCGGGCCGATGCGGTCATCTCGGCCGCCGATGGCTACAAGACGGTCTACGATCTGCTCGACGGCAACTACACCCATGCCAGGCTCGATCGACTCTACCGAGGGCGCATGCCCATCCATTCACAGGTGCAGGTCTCGCTGGGCGTGCAGCGCGACCTCAGCCGCGAGCCGCACTGGGTCACCTACCTGCTGGAGCAGCCGCTCGAACTTGCCGGTGAGCAGCGCCAGGAAGTCGGCGTCAAGCACTACTGTTTCGACCCCAGCCTGGCGCCCGCCGGCCACTCGGTGATCGAGGTGATGATCCGTAGCGACTACGGCTACTGGCAACGTATCTACGGGCGAAGACTGTATGACAGCGAGCAGTCGCAGGTGGCCGAGCAGGTGATTGGCTTTCTGGAGCGCATCTACCCCGGCCTCGGCAACCAGATCGAGGTCTGCGATGTGGCAACGCCGCTGAGCTACGAACGCTACACCGGCAATTGGCTCGGTTCGACCTGCGGCTGGCTGCTGACGAAACAGACGATGCGGATGATGATCGCCGGCATGGCCAACACGCTGCCCCGACTGGGCCATTTCTACCAGTGCGGACAGTGGGTCGAACCGGGCGGCACCGTGCCGATGGCGGCGATTTCGGGCCGGAACGTGGTGCAACTGCTGTGCTACGCCGACGGCAAGCCCTTCCTGACCTCGACACCCTGA
- the rsmI gene encoding 16S rRNA (cytidine(1402)-2'-O)-methyltransferase: MGTLYLVSTPIGNLEDITLRALRVLGEASLIAAEDTRHSGRLLQHFGIDKPLLSLHEHNEAGRIPTLLAALARGEAVALITDAGTPALSDPGHQLLRAAIAAGHTLTPIPGPSALLAALIPSGLPSDRFLFLGFPPRRPAARAEHLRATAAEPGTLVWFESAQRLPALLQDIAAILGPDRRVVVARELTKLHENFWRGTAEEAARVFSQPPLGEIVVLVSGAPDEAAPAAGGEVATALAALLAGGLAPTEAARLLASLTGLPRRALYRLATGRVEDDEPAGG; this comes from the coding sequence ATGGGTACGCTTTATCTCGTTTCGACTCCCATCGGGAATCTGGAGGACATTACGCTGCGGGCGCTGCGGGTGCTGGGCGAGGCATCGCTGATTGCCGCCGAAGACACACGCCACAGCGGACGGCTGTTGCAGCATTTCGGCATCGACAAGCCGCTCCTCAGCCTGCACGAACACAACGAGGCCGGACGCATCCCCACCCTGCTGGCTGCGCTCGCTCGCGGCGAGGCGGTCGCCCTGATCACCGACGCCGGCACCCCGGCGCTTTCGGACCCCGGCCACCAGCTGCTGCGCGCCGCCATCGCCGCCGGGCACACGCTCACGCCCATCCCCGGCCCCAGCGCCCTGTTGGCCGCCCTGATCCCTTCCGGCCTGCCCAGCGACCGCTTTCTCTTCCTGGGTTTTCCGCCGCGACGGCCCGCCGCCCGGGCCGAGCACCTGCGGGCGACCGCCGCCGAACCGGGGACCCTGGTCTGGTTCGAGTCGGCCCAGCGCCTGCCGGCCCTGCTGCAAGACATTGCCGCCATCCTCGGCCCCGACCGCCGGGTGGTCGTTGCCCGCGAGCTGACGAAACTGCACGAGAACTTCTGGCGCGGGACGGCTGAGGAGGCTGCCAGGGTCTTCAGCCAGCCGCCGTTGGGTGAGATCGTGGTGCTAGTCTCCGGCGCGCCGGACGAGGCCGCCCCTGCTGCCGGCGGCGAGGTCGCGACCGCCCTTGCCGCCCTCCTGGCAGGCGGCCTGGCTCCCACCGAAGCCGCTCGCCTGCTGGCCTCGCTGACGGGGCTGCCGCGCCGGGCTTTGTATCGGCTGGCAACCGGCCGGGTGGAGGACGACGAGCCGGCCGGCGGCTAA
- a CDS encoding Uma2 family endonuclease encodes MHAEVQPFITPEEYLALERLAESKSEYYAGAIFAMAGASRRHNLIAANVVASLHAQLRKRQCDVFPSDMRVKVSVTGMYTYPDVSVVCGQPRFDDQVQDTLLNPTLIVEVLSKTTAGYDHGEKFEHYRKLESFEEYLLISQERCYIEHFVRQADNRWLLSEYEQLQDAIELPSIGCHLALTDVYEKVDISEVRLLR; translated from the coding sequence ATGCACGCAGAAGTCCAACCCTTTATCACACCTGAAGAGTATTTGGCGCTGGAGCGACTGGCTGAGAGCAAGAGCGAGTATTACGCTGGCGCCATTTTTGCTATGGCCGGGGCCAGCCGCCGCCACAACTTGATTGCAGCAAATGTGGTTGCGTCATTGCATGCTCAACTCCGCAAGCGCCAGTGCGATGTTTTTCCAAGTGATATGCGCGTCAAGGTGAGCGTCACCGGCATGTACACCTACCCTGACGTATCGGTTGTGTGCGGCCAGCCTCGCTTCGATGACCAAGTCCAGGATACTTTGCTCAATCCTACGCTGATCGTCGAAGTATTATCGAAAACAACTGCTGGCTACGATCATGGCGAGAAATTCGAGCACTACCGTAAGCTAGAATCTTTCGAAGAATACCTGCTCATTTCGCAGGAACGATGCTATATCGAGCATTTCGTGCGCCAGGCCGACAATAGATGGTTGTTATCAGAATATGAGCAACTGCAAGACGCCATCGAGTTGCCGTCCATAGGTTGCCATTTGGCTTTGACGGATGTCTACGAGAAAGTCGACATAAGCGAAGTGCGTCTGCTCAGGTGA
- a CDS encoding DMT family transporter: MSFQQPPWRQIMPVIVVVLWGSAIFFVALALREIGPMATAFWRWALALGPIWGVVLASGQGRVAWQLFRQRPWAYAALGVIGFSLLYGLQNLALGYTSVFNTSFLINLTPIFVVALAVAWLRERPSWRAVGGMGLGLLGAVALSGGQLAELQFGLQTWRGDVLATASALSAAIYIIYSKRLLASTPPLVLLALAVTTGLLALLPFVVAEADFWPRQPLTWASLLALGLGAGALGNFWWQDMLAHTPASRVGHYLYATALVGAVLAVAVLGEPLTIWIVLGGALIVVGVWLVQG; encoded by the coding sequence ATGAGTTTCCAGCAGCCGCCATGGCGGCAGATCATGCCGGTGATCGTGGTCGTGCTGTGGGGATCGGCGATCTTTTTCGTGGCCCTGGCCCTGCGCGAGATCGGGCCGATGGCGACGGCCTTCTGGCGCTGGGCGCTGGCGCTTGGCCCCATCTGGGGTGTTGTCCTGGCTTCGGGCCAGGGCAGGGTCGCCTGGCAGTTGTTTCGCCAGCGGCCGTGGGCTTACGCGGCTCTGGGCGTCATCGGCTTTTCGCTCCTCTACGGGCTGCAAAACCTGGCTTTGGGCTACACCTCCGTCTTCAACACCAGTTTTCTGATCAACCTGACCCCCATCTTCGTCGTGGCCCTGGCGGTGGCGTGGCTGCGCGAGCGCCCCAGCTGGCGCGCGGTCGGCGGCATGGGGTTGGGGCTGCTGGGCGCAGTGGCGCTTTCGGGTGGGCAGCTGGCCGAGTTGCAGTTTGGTCTGCAGACGTGGCGCGGGGATGTCCTGGCTACCGCTTCGGCTCTTTCGGCGGCCATCTATATCATCTATAGCAAGCGCCTGCTGGCCTCCACCCCCCCGCTGGTGTTGCTGGCCCTGGCCGTGACGACCGGTCTGCTCGCCCTGTTGCCTTTTGTCGTGGCCGAGGCCGATTTCTGGCCCCGCCAGCCACTGACATGGGCCAGCCTGCTGGCTTTGGGCCTGGGCGCCGGCGCGCTGGGCAATTTCTGGTGGCAGGATATGCTGGCCCACACCCCCGCTTCGCGCGTGGGCCATTATCTCTATGCCACTGCCCTGGTGGGGGCAGTGCTTGCAGTCGCCGTCCTGGGCGAACCACTCACGATCTGGATCGTCCTCGGCGGGGCGTTGATCGTGGTCGGCGTCTGGCTGGTGCAGGGCTAG